CGAGTTTGAGAATGCGGGCCTGATTCATCACCACGCGCAAAAGCGGGTCTTCAGCATGCGCTGTGCCGGGAACTGTCGCCATTCCGGCAAGCAAAAACGCAAAACAGCAGCGAAACAACATCGGCAGCGCCATGGAAAACATTTCTCTCGTGCAGATCAGGACCACAGATTGAGATAAAATGGTAAATGAACCATAAAGCCATCGTCTCCTCTCAGGACATCATACGGTTCATCTCGTGATAAATACGCGCATGTTCGCGGCCATAACTGACACATACTTGCATAATTTCGCATGTAAACATGCTGTAGACTGGCCTTTTTCCGGAGTGAATACAATTTTCCCGACTATCTTTCAGCTTCATTTACCACACTGAAATCAAGCTGCCGTTCAAGGATAATTAACTTGTTTTCTTAAGGCGATAGCAATGCGGCGAACTGTAATTTCAGTTCAACCGGACAACAAAAAACAGTTGGCGGACAAAATAAACCTTATGAAGCAGGAGAAGAGCATGTCCAAGATTTTCGCACGTTTTATGAAGGATGAATCCGGCGCGACCGCCATCGAATACGGCCTGATCGCCGCTCTGATTTCCGTGGCCCTGGTTGCTGGTGCAACGTCACTCGGCTCGAGCTTGAACAACACGTTCACCAATCTGACTACGCAGATGAATAAGGCGGCTACCGCATCCAAGTAAGCTTATTCCCAAATCC
The nucleotide sequence above comes from Agrobacterium vitis. Encoded proteins:
- a CDS encoding Flp family type IVb pilin produces the protein MSKIFARFMKDESGATAIEYGLIAALISVALVAGATSLGSSLNNTFTNLTTQMNKAATASK